In Chrysoperla carnea chromosome 2, inChrCarn1.1, whole genome shotgun sequence, the following proteins share a genomic window:
- the LOC123292370 gene encoding GPI mannosyltransferase 3 produces MSIAEKINFGKYVLLHFCILRLLSVWIVNTWYVPDEYWQSTEVAHNFVFGYGYLTWEWKTGLRSYIYPLFIAGIYKTLAFLHLDSAYLLVISPRIAQALLSAYSDYCFYKWTGGKKWAVFLITTQWFWFYTASRTLINTFETSVTVIALSIFPWKGSKYESLGSTTFLWIVAVLGEIRPTAGIHWLPLCAYHFYLQRTRWKWLIFRYIYIGITVLTITTTINSLCYGKLTISIWEFLKANIFQNVSGFYGVLPWYWYFTVGLPTILGVHTLPFVWSLFKLLQNGRYKTNELVLIITIIFTLCVYSFIPHKEFRFMLPILPMCLYICVDYLAPWSSKINRLYVWLVAVTILTSSSVPIYYFSSVHQRGVLNVMPVLQKIASKRPNDTTFLFLMPCHSTPLYSHLHVNVPARILTCEPDFTNSPNYRDEADLFYENPVEWISLNFPAKSDLPSHIIAFDHLHDSSSIFSRYKKIHSEHHTDIPSGRVGRMVNVYQYMDY; encoded by the exons atgtctatcgcagaaaaaattaattttg GTAAATATGTGTTGTTACACTTCTGTATCTTACGTTTACTATCAGTTTGGATTGTAAATACTTGGTATGTTCCGGACGAGTATTGGCAATCTACGGAAGTTGCTCACAACTTTGTATTTGGCTATGGATATTTAACATGGGAGTGGAAAACTGGATTACGTAGCTACATATATCCACTTTTTATAGCGGgcatttataaaacattagCATTTCTTCATTTAGATTCAGCTTATTTATTG GTCATATCACCTCGAATAGCTCAAGCATTATTGAGTGCATATTCCGattattgtttttacaaatGGACTGGAGGCAAAAAATGGGctgtatttttaattaccaCACAATGGTTTTGGTTCTACACAGCTTCACGTACGTTAATCAACACATTTGAAACATCAGTCACTGTTATTGCATTGTCTATATTTCCATGGAAGGGATCCAAATATGAGA gtTTGGGAAGTACAACATTTTTGTGGATTGTGGCTGTACTTGGTGAAATCCGCCCTACTGCAGGAATTCATTGGTTACCTCTATGTGCgtatcatttttatttgcaaCGTACAAGATGGAAATGGTTGATATttcgatatatttatatagg gATTACGGTATTAACAATAACAACCACAATCAATTCATTATGCTACGGAAAATTAACGATTAGTATATGggaatttttaaaagcaaatattttcCAGAATGTTAGTGGATTTTATGGTGTTTTACCATGGTATTGGTATTTTACAGTGGGATTGCCAACTATTCTAGGCGTTCATACTTTACCATTTGTGTGGTCATTGTTTAAGCTTCTACAAAATGGAcgatataaaacaaatgaattagttttgataattacaataatttttacattatgcGTTTATAGTTTCATACCACATAAGGAATTTCGATTTATGTTACCCATTTTACCAATGTGTCTTTATATTTGTGTCGATTATTTGGCACCATGGagttcaaaaattaatcg ACTTTACGTATGGCTTGTTGCTGTTACAATACTAACATCTAGTTCGGTACCAATCTATTATTTTAGTAGTGTTCATCAACGAGGTGTTCTAAATGTTATGCCTGTTCTACAAAAAATTGCTTCTAAACGACCAAACGATACTACTTTCTTATTCTTAATGCCATGCCACTCAACACCTTTATATag tCATTTACATGTGAATGTGCCAGCTCGAATTTTAACATGTGAACCTGATTTTACGAACAGTCCAAACTATCGTGATGAAGCTGATTTATTTTATGAGAATCCTGTTGAATggatatcattaaattttcctGCAAAATCTGATTTACCTTCTCACATAATTGCTTTCGATCATTTACATGATTCGAGTAGTATATTTTCAAG gtataaaaaaatacattcggaACATCATACAGATATTCCTTCAGGAAGAGTAGGGCGTATGGTGAACGTTTATCAATACATGGactattaa